The following coding sequences are from one Streptomyces sp. NBC_01485 window:
- a CDS encoding reverse transcriptase family protein codes for MQRQIDPYTVFSRPKREPGKVRTIASPGPVLMDIQRWLLSNLFERVRPHRASYAYQPGRSAVQCAKRHLGATWLLKFDLHDFFHSVDERAAYRVLQTVGYNKLISFEIARMCTRLPDGEARAFTRFNYPTIDSYPGRAPGFLPQGAPTSGAIANLAAHALDDRLWEVADRYDLVYTRYADDMTFSTLGHLDRVTVTHCIADITKAVHQSHFRVHRKKTRIIPPGARKVVLGLLVDGDRLRIPVPVRQRLEAHIRGAATFGLAPHVEHARYSSLGGFVRHVDGLLRYAQGVDRAWAGPLTERWETVLKAEGVTALDRELW; via the coding sequence GTGCAGCGGCAGATCGACCCCTATACCGTGTTCTCACGGCCAAAGCGCGAGCCGGGCAAGGTCCGAACCATCGCGTCGCCAGGTCCCGTGCTGATGGATATCCAGCGGTGGCTACTCTCCAACCTTTTCGAGCGCGTCCGCCCCCATCGGGCCAGTTACGCCTACCAGCCGGGACGCTCTGCTGTCCAATGCGCGAAGCGACACCTGGGCGCCACCTGGCTTTTGAAGTTCGACCTCCACGACTTCTTCCACTCTGTCGACGAGCGGGCGGCGTACCGCGTTCTACAGACCGTGGGGTACAACAAACTGATCTCCTTCGAGATCGCGCGGATGTGCACCCGGCTCCCCGATGGGGAGGCGCGAGCCTTCACCAGGTTCAATTACCCGACCATCGACTCCTATCCCGGACGGGCTCCCGGCTTCCTGCCGCAGGGTGCCCCGACGAGCGGCGCCATCGCGAACCTGGCCGCCCACGCGCTGGACGACCGGCTGTGGGAGGTAGCCGATCGGTACGACCTGGTCTACACCCGCTACGCGGACGACATGACGTTCTCAACACTGGGCCACCTGGACCGCGTCACCGTAACCCACTGCATTGCGGACATCACCAAAGCGGTGCACCAGTCGCACTTCAGGGTGCACCGCAAGAAGACCCGCATCATCCCGCCCGGTGCCCGAAAGGTTGTCCTAGGGCTGCTCGTGGATGGCGACAGGCTACGGATCCCCGTGCCGGTACGCCAACGGCTGGAAGCCCACATTCGGGGCGCTGCCACCTTTGGGCTTGCTCCGCACGTCGAACATGCCCGCTACAGCTCGCTCGGCGGCTTCGTCCGCCACGTCGACGGCCTGCTGCGGTACGCGCAAGGAGTCGACCGTGCCTGGGCAGGTCCGCTGACCGAGCGATGGGAGACGGTCCTGAAAGCAGAGGGCGTCACCGCGCTCGACCGCGAGCTCTGGTAG